From the Candidatus Alcyoniella australis genome, the window CAGCGGATGTCCCGCGGCCGTGGTGACCACATTGGCAAAGCGCTCGTGAATCAACAGCTCGGCGTGGGCCCGGACGAACTCCACGGCCCGCGCATGGCTGCGTTCGACCTCGCCGAAATTGAGCAGGCAAACCCGGCGTTCCTCATCGAGCACCGTGTTGATGGCGTAGAGCGGCGCGAGCTTGCGCACGATCTGGAGCTGCTCGCCATGCAGCGGATTGTCGTTGATGTTGCAGTTGGTCACGCGCGGATCTTCAAGCAGCTGCGCGCTGTGCAGGCGTGTGATGGTGCGCTCGTGGGCCACGCCGGGCGCCACGAGTTTTCGGCCGCCGCTGTAGCCGGCCATGAAGTGCGGCTCGACCAGGCCCACGGCGATGCGCAGGTCGGCCTCGACCAAACGCTTGTCGAGCATAATCGGCGTACCCGCGTCGGTCGCGCCCAGGTCCGTGTGCTGCTCGTGGTCGCGCGCGTCGTGGTTGACGATGCGCACGTGTTCGAGCACCCACGGATCGTTTATCAGCTCGGCCAGCTCCGCGCCGAGGTTCGGGCGGTGCAGGCCCGTGGCGATCAGGATCGTGATCCGTTCCAGGGCCATGCCGTAATCGAGCAATCGGCGAATCAGCAGCGGCAGAATCAGCCCGTTGGGCACGGGCCGCGTGATGTCACAGACCAAAATGCAGGCGCTGCTGCATCCGCGCGCCGCCGCACTCAGCGGCTCGCCGCCGTCGGGTTGCTCCAGGGATTGCTCCAGCGCATGCAGCGGATCGTCGAGCACGGGCAGCGGCGGTTTGCGCAGCACGCGCACGTCCCACTCGTCGGGCAGGTGCAGCTCGTAGCCGTCGCGGCCGTAGCGCAGGTCGATTTTCACTGATGCGCCTGATTCATGCCTACCACTTGGCGTAGTGCTCCTCGCAGAAGCCGAACAGGCTGACCTCTGTTTTTTTACCGCCGACCTTGATCGTGCCCTCGAACTTGCCGAACGGCTGGTGCAGCGAGCTGGCCACCATCCCGAGGTTGACGTCCTCGAAGCGTTCGAGGTCGGGATGGAAGGTCAAATCAACAACGTGGTCCACTGAGTACACGTGCCAGGGTTTGCCCAGTACGTCGCGTTGATCGTAATCAAAGTTGACGCCGACCAGCATCTGCGGATGGCCACTAATCCAAACCGCGTTTTGCGTGTAGCCCGCTGCGATCAGCCCGGTGCTGAAGTTGATGCCGATCGGATTGCCCTCGTCGTCGTGGCCCACACCCGCGGCCCAGTTCCACGCGGTCTGACGCGGCGGGGTCGAGGCGGTCCAGTCCAGCAGCGCCAGGGCGTTTTTCGAAAACACGTACTCCTCGCCGTTGACCGTCACCTTGCCCTCGATCGGCAGTCCGGCGGATTTGTAGGTGTAGTGAAAGCCGAACATCGACTGGCGGCTGGCGGTCGAAACGCCGCTGCCCGGCTCGCGATAGACGATCT encodes:
- the larA gene encoding nickel-dependent lactate racemase, whose product is MKIDLRYGRDGYELHLPDEWDVRVLRKPPLPVLDDPLHALEQSLEQPDGGEPLSAAARGCSSACILVCDITRPVPNGLILPLLIRRLLDYGMALERITILIATGLHRPNLGAELAELINDPWVLEHVRIVNHDARDHEQHTDLGATDAGTPIMLDKRLVEADLRIAVGLVEPHFMAGYSGGRKLVAPGVAHERTITRLHSAQLLEDPRVTNCNINDNPLHGEQLQIVRKLAPLYAINTVLDEERRVCLLNFGEVERSHARAVEFVRAHAELLIHERFANVVTTAAGHPLDATYYQAVKAMVGASDAVQPGGALFVAAACSEGLGSPEYCQAQQRLIDLGPDEFLARLLDKRNAAVDEWQTQMQLRATRRFGVHLFSQGLSALQRSLTGVQVVDSLERALWRSVEQSGDSRLAVIPEGPYLIPKYELADGVNSVS